In one window of Helianthus annuus cultivar XRQ/B chromosome 17, HanXRQr2.0-SUNRISE, whole genome shotgun sequence DNA:
- the LOC110922866 gene encoding protein NPG1 has product MSGVVEREERQICANGGCVQTDAIEAKLNAGNIDDAESDLRQGLSLNSEEARALIGRLEYQRGNVEAALRVFEGIDIEAAIHHLQSISTTKKSHTHSESGPQQGANLVLEAIYLKTKTLQKLNRINDAAEECKKVLDAVEKIFPHGIPDAFVETKLQETISRAVELLPQLWVEAGSYEEAVSSYRRALLTQWNLDNDSCARIQNNFAVFLLYSGVQVGPPATSKQIEGTYAPKNNLEEAILLLMILMRKFSLGKAKWDPAVVEHLTFALSICSQTCVLANQLEEVIPGVIHRVDLWKMLALCCNGINQNKTALDLLKKALHKHEKPDDITSLLLAAGICSEDGFLAAQGIEYARRALDSCKNRNKHLKGVSLRVLGLCLGKQAIVSSSDYERSRLQSEALKSLEEAFELEPENSELVFELAIQYAMHRNLNNALRLSKQYIDVTGGSMLRGWRLLALILSAQQRFQEAEVVTDAALDETAKWDQGPLLRLKAKLRIAQSRHLDAIETYRHLLALIQAQKKSQTTHQIEEDRVNEYEVWQGLANLYSSLARWKDAEICLGKARESIECSSETLHTEGTIYQRRGEIDEALATYVNSLLVEANYVPSKISIGAIMSDRGLPMLPVARTMLSDALRLEPTNRMAWLHLGFVHKLDGRLSDAIDSFQAASMLEESDPIESFNSIL; this is encoded by the exons ATGTCGGGGGTTGTTGAAAGGGAGGAACGCCAAATATGCGCAAATGGGGGTTGTGTGCAAACCGATGCCATTGAGGCAAAGCTCAATGCCGGTAATATCGATGACGCCGAATCTGATTTGCGTCAAGGTTTATCACTCAATTCCGAG gaAGCACGAGCTCTTATTGGAAGACTGGAATATCAAAGAGGAAATGTGGAAGCTGCTCTTAGAGTATTTGAAGGTATTGATATTGAAGCTGCAATACACCACCTGCAGTCGATTTCAACGACTAAAAAATCACACACTCACTCCGAGTCCGGCCCACAGCAGGGTGCCAATCTGGTGCTTGAAGCCATATATTTGAAAACCAAGACACTGCAAAAACTTAATAGGATTAACG atgcTGCTGAAGAATGTAAAAAGGTGCTTGATGCAGTAGAGAAAATATTTCCACATGGGATTCCTGATGCTTTTGTAGAAACTAAACTACAAGAAACAATTAGCCGAGCTGTTGAGCTTCTCCCACAGCTATGGGTTGAAGCGGGTAGCTATGAAGAAGCCGTTTCTTCTTATCGACGTGCTCTCCTCACTCAATGGAACCTTGACAACGACAGCTGTGCACGAATCCAAAAcaattttgctgtctttttgctgtATAGTGGAGTCCAGGTGGGCCCACCTGCAACATCTAAACAAATTGAGGGTACATACGCTCCAAAAAACAATTTGGAAGAAGCTATTTTACTTTTAATGATCTTGATGAGAAAATTCTCTCTCGGGAAGGCAAAATGGGACCCGGCTGTTGTAGAACACCTCACGTTTGCTCTGTCTATTTGCAGCCAAACTTGTGTCTTAGCAAACCAACTTGAAGAGGTGATTCCTGGAGTAATTCATCGTGTTGATCTTTGGAAAATGTTGGCGCTTTGTTGTAATGGGATAAATCAAAATAAAACCGCTcttgatttgttgaagaaagcaCTTCATAAACATGAAAAACCAGATGATATAACGTCACTACTGTTGGCTGCTGGAATATGCAGTGAAGATGGGTTTCTTGCTGCACAAGGAATCGAGTATGCTCGAAGAGCGTTAGATAGCTGTAAAAACAGAAACAAACATTTGAAAGGTGTGTCTCTTCGGGTATTGGGGCTTTGTCTTGGTAAACAAGCAATCGTTTCGTCTTCAGATTATGAACGTTCGCGTCTCCAGTCAGAAGCATTGAAATCACTAGAAGAAGCCTTTGAGCTAGAGCCTGAAAACTCGGAACTGGTGTTTGAGCTTGCAATTCAATACGCGATGCATAGGAATTTAAATAATGCTTTGAGGTTATCAAAACAATATATTGATGTGACTGGGGGATCCATGTTACGTGGTTGGAGACTGCTTGCTTTGATTTTATCTGCACAACAACGGTTTCAGGAGGCTGAGGTGGTTACCGATGCTGCTTTAGATGAAACTGCAAAGTGGGATCAAGGACCGCTTTTGAGATTGAAAGCAAAACTGAGAATTGCACAGTCCCGACATTTGGATGCAATTGAAACTTACCGACATTTACTTGCATTGATACAAGCACAAAAGAAATCTCAAACCACACACCAG ATTGAAGAAGATAGAGTAAACGAGTATGAAGTCTGGCAGGGTTTAGCAAATTTATATTCCAGTCTTGCTCGTTGGAAAGATGCTGAGATATGCTTGGGGAAAGCTAGAGAAAGCATAGAATGCTCATCAGAGACACTGCATACTGAGG GAACAATATATCAGAGACGTGGGGAGATAGATGAAGCATTGGCCACCTATGTTAATTCTCTGTTAGTGGAGGCTAATTATGTACCTTCCAAGATTAGCATTGGCGCCATTATGTCAGATCGTGGCTTGCCCATGTTGCCAGTGGCTCGAACCATGCTCTCAGATGCGCTACGGCTCGAACCCACTAACCGTATGGCTTGGCTTCACTTGGGATTTGTTCATAAACTTGATGGACGATTATCTGATGCCATTGATAGCTTTCAGGCAGCTTCCATGCTTGAAGAATCTGATCCTATCGAGAGCTTTAACTCAATTCTTTGA